AGCGAGATCGTGGCCGAGATGTGGGCCTTCCACTTCGACTGCGGCAGCTGGGAGCAGCTCACGCCCGCGGGCGGGCCCGGGGCGCTCGCCCGGCACGCGGTCGTGGCCGACACCGCGAACGACCGCATGCTGGTCTTCGGCGGCCGCGCGAGCAGCTCTTCGTACTCGAACGCGCTCTGGGCCTTCGATCTCACGACCGACACCTGGAGCGAGCTGGCCACCTCCGGCACGGCGCCTCCGCCCGTGGCCGAGGCGACGGCCAACCTCGACGTGGAGCGCAACCGCCTGCTCGTCTTCGGCGGCGACCCCGGCGGCTTCACCGGCTCGGACGGGCTCTACGCGCTCGACCTCGAGGCGATGGCCTGGAGCCGGATCGACGCGGCCGACGCCCCGAGCCCGCGCCTCTACCACGCGAGCGCGATCGTGGGCGACGAGCTGCTGATCTTCGGCGGCGCGGCCGGGTTCAACCCGCCCTACCTGAACGACGTCCACGCCTTCGACCTCACCAGCGAAACCTGGCGCGCCGTCACCACCACTGGCACGGGGCCCAACCCGCGCTTCGGGGCCGAGCTCGTGCCCGACGAAGACAGCGGCCGCGTGCTCGTCATGTTCGGCCACGACGACACCAACCTCGGCAACCGCAACGACATGTACGCGCTCGATCTCGCGACGAGCACCTGGAGCAACCTCCACGAGGGGGACACCTTCAACAACCCGCCCACGGGCATGTGCGAGTTCCCGGCCGACTTCACCACCCTCGAGGAGGGCTCGCCCGAGCGCCGCTACTCCATCGGGCTCGCCGTCAGCGCAGACGGCCAGGCCTTCATCTTCGGCGGCAAGGCCGACTGCGGCTACCTCAACGACGTGTGGCGCATCGACCCCGCCACGGGCGACTGGGCCTCCGTCCGCGCCTCCACCGGCGGCGAGGTCTGCCTGCGCACCGGCCGCACCGACTGCGGCAGCCTCTGCTTCTGAGCCGGCCGCTCGCCGGCGGTATTTTGCCCCGATGCTCGGCCGCTCTTCCATCGTCCCGCAGCTGACCCAACGGGAGCTGAAGGC
This region of Sandaracinaceae bacterium genomic DNA includes:
- a CDS encoding kelch repeat-containing protein gives rise to the protein MGLTSTLRTISLFACVFALFACDSASGPDGGVGDGAVPTQDGEAPTDSGAVDCSGRPADAPVTRSEVGMVHDAARDRLIIYGGNTAASERCGVPPSEIVAEMWAFHFDCGSWEQLTPAGGPGALARHAVVADTANDRMLVFGGRASSSSYSNALWAFDLTTDTWSELATSGTAPPPVAEATANLDVERNRLLVFGGDPGGFTGSDGLYALDLEAMAWSRIDAADAPSPRLYHASAIVGDELLIFGGAAGFNPPYLNDVHAFDLTSETWRAVTTTGTGPNPRFGAELVPDEDSGRVLVMFGHDDTNLGNRNDMYALDLATSTWSNLHEGDTFNNPPTGMCEFPADFTTLEEGSPERRYSIGLAVSADGQAFIFGGKADCGYLNDVWRIDPATGDWASVRASTGGEVCLRTGRTDCGSLCF